The segment tcacctgtgtgtgtcaccattgtcacctgtgtgtgtcacctgtgtgtgtcaccattgtcacctgtgtgtgtcaccattgtcacctgtgtgtgtgccatggCAACGGTGACAGCGCTGCGCAGGACAGTGCCACCCGCCGTGCCAGGTCAGTGCCAccattgtcacctgtgtgtgtcaccattgtcacctgtgtgtgtgccatggCAACGGTGACAGCGCTGCGCAGGACAGTGCCACCCGCCGTGCCAGgtcagtgtcacctgtgtcacctgtgtgtgtcaccattgtcacctgtgtgtgtgccatggcaatggTGACAGCGCTGCGCAGGACAGTGCCACCCGCCGTGCCAGGTCAGTGCCACCATTGTCAccattgtcacctgtgtgtgtcaccattgtcacctgtgtgtgtgtcactgtgtgtccctgcatggTGTCACTTTGTCACTCAGTGTCCccgtggtgtccccagggctcagagcgaGGAGGAGCCGTCGCTGTCCCCTCAGTGACCACCacgtgtccccaatgtccccaatgtccccaatgtccccaatgtccctgggctgtccctgagccatTCCTGCTCTATCCCAACATTCCCATGGTGTcacctcaatgtccccaatgtccctttGGTGTCCCCTCAGGGGTCAGAGTCAGGAGGAGGAGCCTCCCTGAACCTCAACGCCACCAAtcgctgtccccaatgtccccaatgtccccaatgtccccgagCCGTGTCTGAGccgtgtcactgtccccaggctgatgtccccaatgtcccctcagggATCACGTTCCTGTCGGGGGGTCAGAGCGAGGAGGAGGCCTCCATCAACCTCAACGCCACCAAtcgctgtccccaatgtccccattgtccccaatgtccctgagctgtccctgagccatTCCTGCTCTATCCCAACGTTCCCACGGTGTcacctcaatgtccccaatgtccccaatgtccccgagctgtccctgagccatTCCTGCTCTATCCCAACGTTCCCACGGTGTcacctcaatgtccccaatgtccccaatgtccctgggctgtccctgagtcATTCCTGCTCTATCCCAACATTCCCATGGTGTcacctcaatgtccccaatgtcccctcggtgtcccctcaGGGATCACGTTCCTGTCGGGGGGTCAGAGCGAGGAGGAGGCCTCCATCAACCTCAACGCCATCAAtcgctgtccccaatgtccccaatgtccttGTGATGTTTCTGTGCCATTCCTGCTCTATCCCAACATTCCCATGGTgtcaccccaatgtccccaatgtcccctcagggATCACGTTCCTGTCGGGGGGTCAGAGCGAGGAGGAGGCCTCCATCAACCTCAACGCCACCAAtcgctgtccccaatgtccccaatgtccccaatgtccccgagCCGTCTCTGGGccgtgtcactgtccccaggccgatgtccccaatgtccccaatgtcccctcagggATCACGTTCCTGTCGGGGGGTCAGAGCGAGGAGGAGGCCTCCATCAACCTCAACGCCATCAAtcgctgtccccaatgtccccaatgtccccagtgtccctgggctgtccctgggccgtgtcactgtccccaggccgatgtccccaatgtccccaatgtcccctcagggATCACGTTCCTGTCAGGGGTCAGAGCAAGGAGGAGGCCTCCATCAACCTCAACGCCATCAAtcgctgtccccaatgtccccaatgtccccaatgtccccaatgtccccgagctgtccctgagccatTCCTGCTCTATCCCAACATTCCCATGGTgtcaccccaatgtccccaatgtccccaatgtccccgagctgtccctgagccatCCCTGCTCTATCCCAACGTTCCCATGGTGTcacctcaatgtccccaatgtcccctcggtgtcccctcaGGGATCACGTTCCTGTCGGGGGGTCAGAGCGAGGAGGAGCCTCCATCAACCTCAACGCCATCAAtcgctgtccccaatgtccccaatgtccccaatgtccccaatgtccccaatgtccccgagCCGTGTCTGagccatcccagtgtccccaggctgatgtccccaatgtcccctcagggATCACGTTCCTGTCGGGGGGTCAGAGCGAGGAGGAGGCCTCCATCAACCTCAACGCCACCAAtcgctgtccccaatgtccccaatgtccccgagCTGTGTTCGAGCCatgtcactgtccccaggccgatgtccccaatgtccccaatgtcccctcagggATCACGTTCCTGTCGGGGGGTCAGAGCGAGGAGGAGCCTCCATCAACCTCAACGCCATCAAtcgctgtccccaatgtccccaatgtccccaatgtccccaggctgtccctgagccatTCCTGCTCTATCCCAACGT is part of the Agelaius phoeniceus isolate bAgePho1 chromosome W unlocalized genomic scaffold, bAgePho1.hap1 SUPER_W_unloc_1, whole genome shotgun sequence genome and harbors:
- the ALDOA gene encoding fructose-bisphosphate aldolase A isoform X3, coding for MSPPVPALTPEQKKELAAIAQRIVAPGKGILAADESTGSIAKRLSSVGAENTEENRRWYRQLLFTADKRVEPCIGGVILFHETMYQKADDGRPFPQVIRDKGALVGIKVDKGVVPLAGTNGETTTQGLDGLMERCAQYKKDGADFAKWRCVLKITPHTPTRLAVMENANVLARYASICQQNGIVPIVEPEILPDGDHDLKTCQYVTEKVLAAVYKALSDHHVYLEGTLLKPNMVTAGHACATKYSPEEIAMATVTALRRTVPPAVPGITFLSGGQSEEEASINLNAINRCPQCPQCPCDVSVPFLLYPNIPMVSPQCPQCPLRDHVPVGGSERGGGLHQPQRHQSLSPMSPMSPMSPSRLWAVSLSPGRCPQCPQCPLRDHVPVGGSERGGGLHQPQRHQSLSPMSPMSPVSLGCPWAVSLSPGRCPQCPQCPLRDHVPVRGQSKEEASINLNAINRCPQCPQCPQCPQCPRAVPEPFLLYPNIPMVSPQCPQCPQCPRAVPEPSLLYPNVPMVSPQCPQCPLGVPSGITFLSGGQSEEEPPSTSTPSIAVPNVPNVPNVPNVPNVPEPCLSHPSVPRLMSPMSPQGSRSCRGVRARRRPPSTSTPPIAVPNVPNVPELCSSHVTVPRPMSPMSPMSPQGSRSCRGVRARRSLHQPQRHQSLSPMSPMSPMSPGCP